The proteins below are encoded in one region of Agelaius phoeniceus isolate bAgePho1 chromosome 35, bAgePho1.hap1, whole genome shotgun sequence:
- the LETMD1 gene encoding LETM1 domain-containing protein 1 isoform X2, producing MALPVAAARGPLWRLGPAALSPPRGRIPPPLAPAVPRSPLRSPVRSLSSRAASRALVAAVAAAARRVSARYERYLERSWPRFYLLHSTFKNGVQALFLEVQEIRRIRARMAQLQLSPQQLPYRDMERLRQFRRDVLKAIPIGIIAIPPFANFLVLLLMYFFPRQLLIRHFWTPRQQLEFLDAYDCRRRASHLAVLRALARAARSLPQAQPQQLLLQLCDQVQGGARPHLAQLLAVRSLFSGSLLVLNRLQVDHVRALSQVLFLTPHLPAFLLRRRLRSHVLEIQHLDHALLHLGLAQLSEEELRAPRKPLCWRTAWSCWPWTPASPRGTSPRDTPGGDRWHLCVPPSAGTATVTQ from the exons ATGGCGCTGCCCGTGGCCGCGGCCCGGGGGCCGCTCTGGCGCCTCGGCCCcgctgccctgagcccccctcGGGGCCGGATTCCGCCGCCGCTCGCTCCGGCCGTGCCCAG GTCCCCGCTGCGTTCCCCGGTGCGCTCGCTCTCCTCCCGCGCCGCCTCCCGCGCCCTCGTGGCCGCCGTGGCCGCCGCTGCCCGGCGGGTGAGCGCCCGCTACGAGCGGTacctggagaggagctggcccCGCTTCTACCTCCTGCACAGCACCTTCAAAAACG gggtgCAGGCGCTGTTCCTGGAGGTGCAGGAGATCAGGAGGATCAGGGCCAGgatggcccagctgcagctgagcccgCAGCAGCTCCCGTACAGGGACATGGAGCGCCTGCGCCAG TTCCGCAGGGACGTGCTCAAGGCCATTCCCATCGGGATCATCGCCATCCCCCCCTTCGCCaacttcctggtgctgctgctcat gTATTTCTTCCCTCGGCAGCTCCTGATCAGACACTTCTGGacgcccaggcagcagctggagttCCTGGATGCCTACGACTGCCGCCGCAGGGCCTCGCACCTGGCCGTGCTGCGGGCACTGGCGCGGGCAGCGCgctccctgccccaggcacagccccagcagctcctcctgcagctctgtgacCAG GTGCAGGGAGGTGCCCGGCCCCACCtggcccagctcctggctgtgaggAGTTTGTTCTCGGGCTCTCTGCTGGTGCTCAACAGGCTCCAGGTGGATCACGTG AGAGCCCTGAGCCAGGTGCTGTTCCTGACCCCTCACCTGCCCGCCTTCCTCCTGCGGCGCCGCCTGCGCAGCCACGTCCTGGAGATCCAGCACCTGGACCATGCCCTgctgcacctggggctggcacagctctctgaggaggAGCTCCGAGCG CCTCGGAAGCCTCTCTGCTGGCGCACAGCAtggtcctgctggccctggaccCCCGCCAGCCCCCGAGGGACATCCCCGAGGGACACCCCGGGGGGTGACAGGTGGCACCTGTGTGTCCCCCCCTCAGCTGGTACTGCCACAGTGACTCAGTGA
- the LETMD1 gene encoding LETM1 domain-containing protein 1 isoform X1 — protein MALPVAAARGPLWRLGPAALSPPRGRIPPPLAPAVPRSPLRSPVRSLSSRAASRALVAAVAAAARRVSARYERYLERSWPRFYLLHSTFKNGVQALFLEVQEIRRIRARMAQLQLSPQQLPYRDMERLRQFRRDVLKAIPIGIIAIPPFANFLVLLLMYFFPRQLLIRHFWTPRQQLEFLDAYDCRRRASHLAVLRALARAARSLPQAQPQQLLLQLCDQVQGGARPHLAQLLAVRSLFSGSLLVLNRLQVDHVRALSQVLFLTPHLPAFLLRRRLRSHVLEIQHLDHALLHLGLAQLSEEELRAACYLRGLNSTHLGRAECQAWLEQWLRLSCELQASEASLLAHSMVLLALDPRQPPRDIPEGHPGG, from the exons ATGGCGCTGCCCGTGGCCGCGGCCCGGGGGCCGCTCTGGCGCCTCGGCCCcgctgccctgagcccccctcGGGGCCGGATTCCGCCGCCGCTCGCTCCGGCCGTGCCCAG GTCCCCGCTGCGTTCCCCGGTGCGCTCGCTCTCCTCCCGCGCCGCCTCCCGCGCCCTCGTGGCCGCCGTGGCCGCCGCTGCCCGGCGGGTGAGCGCCCGCTACGAGCGGTacctggagaggagctggcccCGCTTCTACCTCCTGCACAGCACCTTCAAAAACG gggtgCAGGCGCTGTTCCTGGAGGTGCAGGAGATCAGGAGGATCAGGGCCAGgatggcccagctgcagctgagcccgCAGCAGCTCCCGTACAGGGACATGGAGCGCCTGCGCCAG TTCCGCAGGGACGTGCTCAAGGCCATTCCCATCGGGATCATCGCCATCCCCCCCTTCGCCaacttcctggtgctgctgctcat gTATTTCTTCCCTCGGCAGCTCCTGATCAGACACTTCTGGacgcccaggcagcagctggagttCCTGGATGCCTACGACTGCCGCCGCAGGGCCTCGCACCTGGCCGTGCTGCGGGCACTGGCGCGGGCAGCGCgctccctgccccaggcacagccccagcagctcctcctgcagctctgtgacCAG GTGCAGGGAGGTGCCCGGCCCCACCtggcccagctcctggctgtgaggAGTTTGTTCTCGGGCTCTCTGCTGGTGCTCAACAGGCTCCAGGTGGATCACGTG AGAGCCCTGAGCCAGGTGCTGTTCCTGACCCCTCACCTGCCCGCCTTCCTCCTGCGGCGCCGCCTGCGCAGCCACGTCCTGGAGATCCAGCACCTGGACCATGCCCTgctgcacctggggctggcacagctctctgaggaggAGCTCCGAGCG gcctgTTACCTGCGTGGGCTGAACTCCACTCACCTGGGCAGGGCCGAGTGCCAGGCGTGGCTGGAGCAGTGGCTCAGGCTCTCCTGTGAGCTCCAAG CCTCGGAAGCCTCTCTGCTGGCGCACAGCAtggtcctgctggccctggaccCCCGCCAGCCCCCGAGGGACATCCCCGAGGGACACCCCGGGGGGTGA